A single genomic interval of Stieleria maiorica harbors:
- a CDS encoding HAD-IIB family hydrolase, translating into MNLKSNQTVTTLATDLDGTLIPVRQTPEQHAAVKHLGSLVVEHSLQLIFVTGRSFELTFEAITKFDLPHPASILCDVGSTMWHRSDNGTYEQDLDYQQALLDRMGGWTNAGIQTALCERVERLTPQSPNQQTLLKCSFDFPHDAVAEVREQVAAWIADFDCPLAFTISRDPETGEGLMDILPVDVNKGSAIQWWATRRSIDAASIVFAGDSGNDTAAMTRGFRAVLVGNADEQLRAETRDAMADQQWLYLAEGHGPEGVRDGLMYHLEREVRQS; encoded by the coding sequence ATGAACTTAAAATCGAACCAAACGGTCACGACGCTGGCCACCGACCTGGACGGAACGTTGATCCCTGTCCGGCAGACGCCCGAGCAGCACGCGGCGGTCAAGCATCTGGGCAGTCTGGTCGTGGAACACTCGCTGCAATTAATCTTTGTCACGGGGCGATCGTTTGAGCTGACGTTTGAGGCGATCACGAAGTTCGACTTGCCACACCCGGCGTCGATCCTGTGCGATGTCGGGTCGACGATGTGGCATCGCAGTGACAACGGGACGTACGAACAAGATCTCGATTACCAGCAGGCGTTGTTGGATCGAATGGGCGGCTGGACGAACGCCGGAATCCAGACGGCGCTGTGCGAACGCGTCGAACGGCTGACGCCACAAAGCCCGAACCAGCAAACGCTTTTAAAGTGCAGTTTCGACTTTCCCCACGACGCGGTGGCGGAGGTGCGCGAACAGGTCGCGGCATGGATCGCGGACTTCGATTGCCCGCTCGCATTCACGATCAGCCGCGACCCGGAAACCGGCGAAGGATTGATGGACATCTTGCCGGTCGATGTGAACAAGGGCAGCGCGATCCAGTGGTGGGCGACGCGTCGATCAATCGACGCCGCGTCGATCGTATTTGCCGGGGATTCGGGGAACGACACCGCAGCGATGACGCGCGGTTTTCGAGCCGTCCTGGTGGGCAACGCCGACGAGCAATTGCGCGCCGAAACACGCGACGCGATGGCCGATCAACAATGGTTGTACCTGGCCGAAGGTCATGGCCCCGAAGGGGTGCGTGACGGGCTGATGTATCACCTGGAGCGTGAGGTACGGCAATCTTAA